TTAATATCAAAGAGGCGAATAATTCAACAGAGGAAAAGATTATTGCTGCCGATATTGAACGGCTGGCAGATGAGATTGTCAGCAGATTGCCAAAGCAGCAGCAGCTTATCTTCCGCTTGAGTCGTACCGAGGGATTGTCGCATCAGCAAATTGCCCAAAAACTGCATATTTCACCAAATACTGTTAAAAATCACATAGTGGAAGCCTTAAAAACACTAAGGGCGCATTTAAAATATTCCGACCTCATATATTTCATCATTTTCATTTTTTCTTAAAAACAGCTTATCGTCAATAAAAGAATTGTTGGTTCGTTAGTATTTATAAAATTCGAGGTTGTTGTCAAAGAACCTTTTAAGTTTTTTCAGCTCATTGTTAAGGTAATTTCTTATAGGTTTTGCCCCGTAAGCCTTTTTCGTTTCAATTTTATATATGGCATTATAATAAATCAGTTTTGATACCATTACAGGTTTCTGATACTTGAAAAAACGGATTTCCTCATCTGTATTCTTAAATCCTTTATTCAATACATAGTCTTTTACGTTAGCCAGGCATTTGATGATAAGCCTGATTACGGTTTCAACCTGTTGTATGGAGCTATCCGCTTCCATTTCCAATTCTTTGATGTCCGTTTCGAGTTTTTCTAATGTTTCATTGTAAAATTTTTCCATTCGGCTTTTGCTAAGTTCTGATTTGGGGAGATTGAAAAGAGTACGAAGGCATTACTTCCAAGCCAATAATATGGTTCCGATAATGATAAGACTTGCTCCCGCAAATGTTTTTAGCGTAAGCTGTTCGCCTAAAAACAGGACTGCGATGATGATTGTAAGGGCAACACTTAGCTTATCAACGGCTGCGACCTGCGATACTTTTCCTAATTGCAGGGCTTTGAAATAGAATAGCCACGACAAACCTGTGGCTATTCCTGAAATAATAAGAAAAGTGATATTCTGTTTTGACAAAGTGCTAATTCCTTTTGCTTCGCCTCTCGCCATTACGATGCTCCATATCATTATCAATATGACCACCGTACGTATCCCGGTTGCAAGATTGGAATTGACGTTTGCTACGCCCAGCTTACCGAATATGGCGGTAAGTGCAGCAAACAAAGCGGATAATAAAGCATAAACTAACCACATAATAAACTGATTTAAAAATTCTGTACTAACCCGATACCGAAACCTTTGTTCTGATAGTAAGGCATAACCAAAGTTGCCTTTTTCTTTTCCTTGCCAGTTAGCAAGCCATTGATTTTAGGAAAGAGCCAATAAGCCAGCTCCGTAGAGAGAATGCCAAATCCAGCTCCGGCTACCACATCGCTTACCCAATGTTTATCGTTTACGGTTCTGTACACTCCGGTAAAAACCGCAAGGGAATAACCCGAAATACTTAACCAAAAATTAGTGTCCTTATATTCCCTGAACATAAATTGAGCAGAAGAAAATGACGTGGCGGTATGCCCTGACGGAAAGGAAAGGTTATTGGAGCCGTCCGGTCGTTCTTCTTTTACAATGTGCTTTAACGGCAATACAAATGCGGCGGAAATCAGTTGCGATGTCGCATAGATAATCGTCCTGTCCCTGAAATTATGCTTGCCTTTTATCCCAACTGCATTCAAACCATATACCATTGCTGCCGGAGCATATTGGGTGTAGTTATCCAAGGTTATGTGCTTGGGCTGGTGTTCGCCTAAT
The window above is part of the Arcticibacter tournemirensis genome. Proteins encoded here:
- a CDS encoding phosphatase PAP2 family protein: MRSIHKNAIVLIFVLATTFRVAAQDTIRNSNIALQDSIIGKTNDKAYKLDYRHLIAPTIFIGYGIVSLESDGLKQLNFSTRDELGEHQPKHITLDNYTQYAPAAMVYGLNAVGIKGKHNFRDRTIIYATSQLISAAFVLPLKHIVKEERPDGSNNLSFPSGHTATSFSSAQFMFREYKDTNFWLSISGYSLAVFTGVYRTVNDKHWVSDVVAGAGFGILSTELAYWLFPKINGLLTGKEKKKATLVMPYYQNKGFGIGLVQNF
- a CDS encoding EamA family transporter, with protein sequence MWLVYALLSALFAALTAIFGKLGVANVNSNLATGIRTVVILIMIWSIVMARGEAKGISTLSKQNITFLIISGIATGLSWLFYFKALQLGKVSQVAAVDKLSVALTIIIAVLFLGEQLTLKTFAGASLIIIGTILLAWK